In one window of Leifsonia sp. NPDC080035 DNA:
- a CDS encoding mycofactocin-coupled SDR family oxidoreductase — translation MTGRVEGKVALVTGAARGQGRSHALRLAQEGADIIAVDIESQIGSVPYAMSSSEDMAETVRQIEALDRRIVATRADVRDSAALRAAVDDGVAQLGRLDIVSANAGIFSFGTLEELSDEEWNDMLAVNLTGVWHTVKAATPHLRANGGGSMILTSSTAGLLAIPNIGHYVAAKHGVVGLMKTAALELAPDNIRVNSVHPTSVDTDMIQNAATYALFAPDLPESERTKETLASRFAAMNVLPVPWVEAVDISNAVLWLASDESRYVTGLELKVDAGQTLK, via the coding sequence ATGACAGGACGTGTAGAAGGAAAGGTCGCACTCGTCACCGGGGCGGCTCGGGGGCAGGGACGCAGCCACGCGCTCCGCCTGGCGCAGGAGGGGGCCGACATCATCGCGGTGGACATCGAGAGCCAGATCGGCTCGGTGCCCTACGCCATGTCCTCGTCGGAGGACATGGCCGAGACGGTCCGCCAGATCGAGGCGCTCGATCGCCGGATCGTCGCGACCCGCGCAGACGTCCGCGACTCGGCAGCGCTGCGCGCCGCGGTCGACGACGGAGTCGCGCAGCTCGGCAGGCTCGACATCGTCTCCGCCAACGCCGGCATCTTCAGCTTCGGGACGCTGGAGGAGCTGAGCGATGAGGAGTGGAACGACATGCTGGCGGTGAACCTCACCGGCGTGTGGCACACCGTGAAAGCAGCGACCCCGCATCTGCGTGCGAACGGGGGAGGGTCGATGATCCTCACCAGCTCGACCGCGGGGCTGCTCGCCATACCCAACATCGGTCACTACGTCGCGGCGAAGCACGGGGTGGTCGGTCTGATGAAGACGGCGGCCTTGGAGCTCGCGCCGGACAACATCCGGGTCAACTCGGTGCACCCGACGAGTGTCGACACCGACATGATCCAGAACGCCGCCACCTACGCGCTGTTCGCGCCGGACCTTCCGGAGAGCGAGCGCACGAAGGAGACGCTGGCCTCCCGCTTCGCGGCGATGAACGTCCTGCCGGTGCCCTGGGTGGAGGCGGTCGACATCTCCAACGCGGTGCTGTGGCTCGCCTCCGACGAGTCCCGGTACGTGACGGGTCTGGAGCTCAAGGTCGACGCGGGCCAGACCCTGAAGTAG
- a CDS encoding mycofactocin-coupled SDR family oxidoreductase — protein sequence MAGRLEGKVAFITGAARGQGRSHAVRLAEEGADIIAVDIVDHLPNVQYPSATPEDLDETVRQVEALDRRISARRVDVRDRAALKAAIDEGVAELGHLDIVVANAGVCVIAAWDETTEDIWNQTIGTNLTGVWNTVSLAAPHLIAAGGGSMILTSSAAGIKGLPFLSAYVAAKHGVVGVMRAFATELAEYNIRVNTIHPTGVDTPMGALTENPFGPLLEKHPRVGGMLANMLPIEVTQPRDQSNAVLFLASDEARYITSTELTVDAGNTQY from the coding sequence ATGGCAGGACGACTCGAAGGCAAAGTCGCCTTCATCACTGGGGCGGCGCGGGGCCAGGGCCGCTCGCACGCCGTGCGACTGGCCGAAGAGGGGGCGGACATCATCGCGGTCGACATCGTCGATCACCTTCCCAACGTCCAGTACCCCTCGGCGACCCCGGAGGATCTCGATGAGACCGTGCGTCAGGTCGAGGCACTCGACCGTCGGATCAGCGCACGCAGGGTGGACGTCCGCGACCGCGCAGCGCTGAAGGCGGCGATCGACGAGGGCGTGGCCGAGCTCGGCCACCTCGATATCGTGGTCGCGAACGCCGGCGTCTGCGTGATCGCCGCCTGGGACGAGACGACGGAGGACATCTGGAACCAGACCATCGGCACCAACCTCACCGGCGTCTGGAACACGGTCAGCCTGGCAGCTCCGCACCTGATCGCCGCCGGCGGCGGATCGATGATCCTCACGAGTTCCGCTGCGGGCATCAAGGGACTGCCGTTCCTGAGCGCCTATGTCGCCGCCAAGCACGGCGTCGTCGGCGTGATGCGGGCATTCGCGACCGAACTCGCCGAGTACAACATCCGCGTCAACACCATCCACCCCACCGGCGTGGACACTCCGATGGGCGCCTTGACGGAGAACCCGTTCGGGCCGTTGCTGGAGAAGCACCCGCGGGTCGGCGGGATGCTGGCCAACATGCTCCCCATCGAGGTCACGCAGCCGAGGGACCAGTCGAACGCCGTGCTGTTCCTCGCCTCGGATGAGGCGCGCTACATCACCTCGACAGAGCTGACGGTGGACGCCGGGAACACGCAGTACTGA
- a CDS encoding MoxR family ATPase: MSETNESGLEARILSRVIGRERELELALAAVASGRDLVLEGPPGTSKTTMLTAITQEWGIPLLFVEGNGDLTPAKLIGHHNPARVLREDYSAENFVSGPLAEAMQRGGFLYIEEFNRAPEDTLNTLLTAMADRRIEVPRVGTIVAEPSFRVIASMNPYDNVGTTRLSTSVTDRLNRIVVGYQDAQSEERIVALRTGLDDGALAAAIVSDAVAVTRATRDHVAVRQGSSVRGAIDCAAIASELATLRGIASRDGERYPQLILDAMLVALSGRIRLDEAAETTPEAVLTEIWEDRFVLEPAMYAGPT, translated from the coding sequence ATGAGCGAGACGAACGAGAGCGGACTGGAGGCGCGGATCCTCTCCCGGGTGATCGGCCGCGAGCGCGAGCTTGAGCTCGCTCTCGCCGCCGTCGCGTCGGGACGAGACCTGGTGCTCGAGGGGCCGCCCGGCACGAGCAAGACGACCATGCTCACGGCGATCACGCAGGAGTGGGGCATCCCGCTGCTGTTCGTCGAGGGCAACGGCGACCTGACGCCGGCGAAACTCATCGGCCATCACAACCCCGCGCGCGTGCTCCGCGAGGACTACAGCGCGGAGAACTTCGTCTCCGGCCCGCTGGCCGAGGCGATGCAGCGCGGCGGATTCCTCTACATCGAGGAGTTCAACAGGGCCCCGGAAGACACCCTGAACACCCTGCTGACCGCGATGGCCGACCGCCGGATCGAGGTGCCGCGGGTGGGGACGATCGTCGCGGAGCCCAGCTTCCGGGTCATCGCGTCGATGAATCCCTACGACAATGTCGGGACGACCAGGCTCTCGACCAGCGTCACCGACCGGCTGAACCGGATCGTCGTCGGCTACCAGGATGCGCAGAGCGAGGAACGGATCGTCGCCCTCCGCACCGGGCTGGATGACGGCGCGCTCGCGGCGGCGATCGTGTCCGACGCGGTCGCGGTCACGCGTGCGACCCGCGATCACGTCGCCGTGCGTCAGGGCAGCAGCGTCCGGGGCGCCATCGACTGCGCCGCGATCGCCTCGGAGCTCGCGACGCTGCGCGGCATCGCGTCTCGGGACGGCGAGCGCTACCCGCAGCTCATCCTCGACGCGATGCTCGTAGCCCTATCGGGACGCATCCGCCTCGACGAAGCGGCGGAGACGACGCCGGAGGCCGTGCTGACCGAGATCTGGGAGGACCGTTTCGTGCTCGAACCCGCGATGTATGCGGGGCCGACGTGA
- a CDS encoding mycofactocin-coupled SDR family oxidoreductase produces the protein MGMLDGKVALITGGSRGQGRAHAVTCAREGADVIIVDTLDQIGSVVYPMAQQADIDETVRQVEALDRRIVAVVGDVRRQADLDAAVSRGVAEFGRVDILIANAGIFSLAPAHEMTDEMWDDMIAVNLTGVWKSAKAVLPQMMSQGGGSIVMTSSINGLEPGENYVHYCAAKFGVVGVMKTLALEYAKHGIRVNAVHPGAILTPMTSWQGAWDMMSGKPAGEGTEADMLEAGYSFHALKGNGFLSPQRIADAALWLNSDLASSVTGISVPVDAGHLLMPGYNSAPVKG, from the coding sequence ATGGGAATGCTGGATGGCAAGGTCGCACTGATCACGGGAGGCTCCCGCGGTCAGGGCAGGGCGCACGCCGTGACCTGCGCGCGGGAAGGGGCCGACGTCATCATCGTCGACACCCTCGACCAGATCGGAAGCGTCGTCTACCCGATGGCGCAGCAGGCGGACATCGACGAGACCGTACGCCAGGTCGAAGCGCTCGATCGACGGATCGTCGCCGTCGTCGGCGATGTGCGCAGGCAAGCGGACCTGGACGCGGCCGTCTCCCGCGGCGTCGCCGAGTTCGGGAGGGTCGACATCCTGATCGCGAATGCCGGCATCTTCTCGCTCGCTCCGGCGCACGAGATGACCGACGAGATGTGGGACGACATGATCGCCGTCAATCTCACCGGGGTGTGGAAGTCGGCCAAGGCCGTTCTTCCGCAGATGATGTCGCAGGGCGGAGGGTCGATCGTGATGACCTCGTCCATCAACGGTCTGGAGCCCGGCGAGAACTACGTGCACTACTGCGCGGCGAAGTTCGGCGTGGTCGGCGTGATGAAGACGCTCGCCCTGGAGTACGCGAAGCACGGGATCCGCGTCAACGCGGTGCACCCCGGTGCGATCCTCACCCCGATGACGAGCTGGCAGGGCGCATGGGACATGATGTCGGGCAAGCCGGCCGGTGAGGGGACCGAGGCGGACATGCTCGAGGCCGGCTATTCGTTCCACGCCCTCAAGGGCAACGGCTTCCTCTCGCCCCAGCGCATCGCCGATGCGGCGCTGTGGCTGAACTCCGACCTCGCGTCGTCGGTCACCGGCATCTCGGTTCCTGTCGACGCCGGTCATCTGCTCATGCCGGGCTACAACTCGGCGCCGGTCAAGGGCTGA
- a CDS encoding mycofactocin-coupled SDR family oxidoreductase, whose protein sequence is MAGRVEGKVAFITGAARGQGRSHAIRLAQEGADIIAIDLLEDVPGAPYAGATEADMAETVRQVEALDRRIVASKADVRDFDGLKSALDSGVAELGRLDIVSANAGISTQMAPTDQLSEEMWQNMIDTNLTGVWHTAKAAIPHIRSGGRGGSIVLTSSEAGIRGYGNIAHYVSAKHGVVGLMRTLALELAPESIRVNSIHPTQVDTPMIQNAATYDLFTGKEGSTKDEFADASRRVIALPIPWVEAVDISNALLWLASDEARYVTGVPLPVDGGNYLI, encoded by the coding sequence ATGGCAGGACGTGTGGAAGGCAAGGTCGCCTTCATCACCGGTGCGGCCCGTGGTCAGGGTCGCAGCCACGCGATCAGGCTCGCCCAAGAGGGCGCCGACATCATCGCGATCGATCTGCTCGAGGACGTTCCAGGGGCTCCCTATGCCGGAGCAACGGAAGCGGATATGGCGGAGACGGTGCGTCAGGTCGAGGCGCTCGACCGTCGGATCGTCGCGAGCAAGGCGGACGTGCGGGACTTCGACGGGCTGAAGAGCGCCCTCGATTCCGGCGTCGCCGAGCTCGGGCGGCTCGACATCGTCTCCGCGAACGCCGGGATCTCCACCCAGATGGCCCCGACGGACCAGCTGTCGGAGGAGATGTGGCAGAACATGATCGACACCAACCTCACGGGCGTGTGGCACACGGCGAAGGCGGCGATCCCGCACATCCGCAGCGGCGGGCGCGGCGGGTCGATCGTGCTCACCAGCTCCGAGGCGGGGATCCGCGGGTACGGCAACATCGCCCACTACGTGTCGGCGAAGCACGGCGTCGTCGGGCTGATGCGCACGCTCGCGCTGGAGCTGGCGCCGGAGAGCATCCGGGTGAACAGCATCCATCCGACGCAGGTGGACACCCCGATGATCCAGAACGCGGCGACCTACGACCTCTTCACCGGCAAGGAGGGGTCGACGAAGGACGAGTTCGCCGACGCATCGCGCCGGGTGATCGCGCTCCCGATCCCCTGGGTGGAGGCGGTGGACATCTCCAACGCCCTTCTCTGGCTCGCCTCGGACGAGGCGCGGTACGTCACGGGCGTGCCGCTTCCGGTCGACGGCGGCAACTATCTGATCTGA
- a CDS encoding vWA domain-containing protein, whose amino-acid sequence MAARPLRRTPKQLDQEPLVFEAAAGKGGRLLQARRRGAGSASRPLPSVLTADFTDEQGEVVTIDEQVAAEPRVRERARRIAAQLAVPRPRATSRARRGQGILASLPYRGAADDIDLDATIEVLAERPVPEDDDIIVRDRLRTTRTVVLAVDVSGSAKGERIQTAAATVGALAGELERDRLGVIAFWSDAVVLLRPGDPVRPRELLDDLLRIPARGLTNVAFPLRLAAEQLAGAPEREVRAILLSDCVHNAGEDPRPAAAALPRLDVLLDTTGESDIQLGRELAAAGHGTLHTVHDYRGVAPAITEIFRTN is encoded by the coding sequence GTGGCGGCGCGGCCACTGCGCCGGACGCCGAAACAGCTCGACCAGGAGCCCCTGGTCTTCGAGGCGGCCGCGGGGAAGGGCGGGCGCCTGCTGCAGGCCCGCCGGCGCGGTGCCGGCTCCGCCAGCCGTCCGCTTCCGTCCGTGCTGACGGCGGATTTCACCGACGAGCAGGGCGAGGTGGTGACGATCGACGAACAGGTCGCAGCGGAACCGCGCGTGCGTGAGCGCGCACGCCGCATCGCCGCGCAGCTCGCGGTGCCGCGCCCGCGGGCGACGTCGCGGGCACGACGCGGGCAGGGGATCCTGGCGAGCCTGCCCTACCGCGGCGCGGCCGACGACATCGACCTCGACGCGACGATCGAGGTGCTGGCCGAGCGGCCCGTCCCCGAGGACGACGACATCATCGTCCGCGACCGGCTGCGCACGACACGGACGGTCGTGCTGGCCGTGGATGTGTCAGGGTCCGCCAAGGGCGAGCGGATCCAGACCGCTGCCGCGACCGTCGGGGCGCTCGCGGGGGAGCTGGAGCGCGACCGCCTGGGCGTGATCGCGTTCTGGTCGGACGCGGTCGTTCTGCTCCGCCCCGGAGACCCGGTGCGACCTCGCGAGCTTCTGGACGATCTGCTTCGCATCCCGGCTCGCGGGTTGACGAACGTCGCCTTCCCGCTTCGCCTCGCGGCGGAGCAGCTGGCGGGTGCGCCCGAGCGCGAGGTCCGGGCGATCCTCCTCTCGGACTGCGTGCACAACGCGGGCGAGGATCCACGCCCGGCCGCGGCAGCGCTTCCTCGCCTGGATGTGCTGCTCGACACCACCGGAGAGAGCGACATCCAGCTCGGCCGCGAGCTGGCGGCGGCAGGCCACGGCACCCTGCACACGGTGCACGACTATCGCGGCGTCGCTCCCGCCATCACCGAGATCTTCCGAACGAATTGA
- the mftD gene encoding pre-mycofactocin synthase MftD (MftD, an enzyme found in the mycofactocin biosynthesis locus, performs an oxidative deamination of 3-amino-5-[(p-hydroxyphenyl)methyl]-4,4-dimethyl-2-pyrrolidinone (AHDP). The resulting compound, now called pre-mycofactocin (PMFT), is a biologically active redox cofactor that can oxidize the non-exchangeable NADH of TIGR03971 family SDR-type oxidoreductases.) encodes MPWKQNPWFETVLEAQRRAKKRLPPSVYAALVAGSERGRTPDDNQNAFAELQFAPHVAGHQSERDLATTVLGIPISLPVLISPTGVQAVHPDGEVAVARAAKARGTIMGLSSFASKSIEEVAAANPNTFFQMYWTGSREAMVQRMDRARAAGAKALIATLDWSFSIGRDWGSPAIPERLDLKAMVDFAPEAVIRPKWLTSYLRSRHLPDLSAPNLTPPGGTAPTFFGAYYEWQQTPPPTWEDVAWLREAWGGPFMLKGITRVDDARRAVDAGVDAISVSNHGGNNLDTTPATIRCLPAVADAVGDQVEVLLDGGIRRGGDVAKALALGARAVMIGRAYLWGLAANGQTGVENVLDLLRMGLDSAVLGLGRSSVSELGPDDFFIPEGFTRTLGAQTVDAEASGTAV; translated from the coding sequence ATGCCCTGGAAGCAGAACCCGTGGTTCGAGACCGTGCTGGAGGCCCAGCGCAGAGCCAAGAAGAGGCTCCCGCCGTCGGTCTACGCCGCGCTCGTCGCAGGGTCCGAACGCGGCCGCACGCCGGATGACAACCAGAACGCGTTCGCCGAGCTGCAGTTCGCCCCGCATGTCGCCGGCCATCAGAGCGAGCGGGACCTGGCGACGACGGTCCTCGGCATCCCGATCTCGCTGCCCGTCCTGATCTCGCCGACCGGAGTACAGGCCGTGCATCCCGACGGCGAAGTGGCGGTCGCTCGTGCGGCGAAGGCCCGCGGCACGATCATGGGGCTGAGCTCCTTCGCCAGCAAGTCGATCGAGGAGGTTGCGGCGGCCAATCCGAACACCTTCTTCCAGATGTACTGGACGGGCAGCAGGGAAGCCATGGTGCAACGGATGGATCGGGCGCGAGCCGCCGGGGCGAAGGCGCTCATCGCCACGCTGGACTGGTCGTTCTCGATCGGCCGGGACTGGGGCAGCCCGGCCATTCCCGAGCGCCTTGATCTCAAGGCGATGGTCGATTTCGCTCCCGAGGCCGTGATCCGGCCGAAGTGGCTGACGTCATACCTGCGCTCCCGCCATCTCCCCGACCTGTCCGCGCCCAATCTCACGCCTCCCGGCGGAACGGCTCCGACCTTCTTCGGCGCCTACTACGAGTGGCAGCAGACTCCGCCGCCGACCTGGGAAGACGTCGCGTGGCTTCGGGAGGCCTGGGGCGGACCGTTCATGCTCAAGGGCATCACGCGCGTCGATGACGCCAGGCGAGCCGTCGACGCCGGGGTGGACGCGATCTCGGTGTCCAACCACGGCGGAAACAACCTGGACACCACACCCGCGACGATCCGCTGCCTGCCCGCTGTGGCGGATGCGGTCGGCGATCAGGTGGAGGTGCTGCTGGATGGCGGCATCCGGCGCGGCGGGGACGTGGCGAAGGCTCTCGCGCTCGGCGCCCGCGCGGTCATGATCGGGCGCGCCTACCTCTGGGGCCTCGCGGCGAACGGTCAGACGGGCGTCGAGAACGTGCTCGATCTCCTCCGGATGGGTCTGGATTCGGCGGTCCTCGGGCTCGGACGCTCGTCCGTCTCCGAACTGGGACCCGACGACTTCTTCATCCCGGAGGGCTTCACGCGCACGCTGGGCGCTCAGACGGTCGATGCCGAGGCGAGCGGCACCGCCGTGTAG
- a CDS encoding mycofactocin-coupled SDR family oxidoreductase yields MGVLEGKVAFITGAARGQGRSHAVRLAQEGADIVAIDIAAQIDSVPYPMSSPDDLAETQRLVEALDRRIVTQVADVRDRDALQAAFDAGTAQLGPVDIVLANAGIAPMSMHPSVQEWTDVIATNLTGVYNTVEVAKPSMIERGVGGAIVLTSSTAGLTGIGGDTPGGLGYTAAKHGVVGLMRAYANYLAPYSIRVNTVHPTGVNTPMVVNDVMQEFIQADPAMGQAMANALPVPMVEPVDISNAILWLVSDAARYVTGVTLPVDAGFVNKR; encoded by the coding sequence ATGGGAGTTCTCGAGGGCAAAGTCGCCTTCATCACCGGTGCTGCCCGCGGCCAGGGCCGCAGTCACGCCGTCCGCCTCGCCCAGGAGGGAGCGGATATCGTCGCGATCGACATCGCTGCGCAGATCGACAGCGTCCCCTACCCGATGTCGTCGCCCGACGATCTCGCCGAGACCCAGCGTCTGGTGGAGGCGCTCGACCGTCGCATCGTCACCCAGGTGGCCGACGTACGCGATCGGGATGCGCTGCAGGCGGCTTTCGACGCGGGAACCGCTCAGCTCGGACCGGTGGACATCGTGCTCGCCAACGCCGGGATCGCGCCGATGTCGATGCACCCGTCCGTGCAGGAGTGGACGGACGTCATCGCGACGAACCTGACCGGCGTCTACAACACCGTCGAGGTCGCGAAGCCGTCGATGATCGAGCGCGGCGTGGGTGGAGCGATCGTCCTCACGAGCTCGACGGCCGGACTCACGGGAATCGGCGGGGACACGCCCGGCGGCCTCGGCTACACGGCGGCGAAGCACGGCGTGGTGGGACTGATGCGCGCGTACGCGAACTACCTGGCCCCGTACTCGATTCGCGTCAACACGGTGCACCCGACGGGCGTGAACACTCCGATGGTCGTCAACGACGTCATGCAGGAGTTCATCCAGGCCGACCCCGCGATGGGGCAGGCGATGGCCAACGCGCTTCCGGTACCGATGGTCGAACCGGTGGACATATCCAACGCGATCCTCTGGCTCGTGTCCGACGCCGCCCGCTACGTGACCGGGGTGACGCTCCCGGTCGACGCCGGCTTCGTCAATAAGCGATAG
- the mftC gene encoding mycofactocin radical SAM maturase (MftC is a radical SAM/SPASM enzyme that catalyzes the first two steps in biosynthesis of the electron carrier mycofactocin from the terminal Val-Tyr dipeptide of the precursor peptide MftA.) — protein sequence MTLLEPAPPRTRPEPGSRLVDLFEYGLDAPICLTWELTYACNLSCVHCLSSSGRRDPRELTTDECKAVIDELERMQVFYVNIGGGEPTVRSDFWEIVDYATSHHVGVKFSTNGVKLTPERARQLAANDYLDVQISLDGATAEVNDYVRGPGSYDTALTAMQNLHDAGMKNFKLSVVCTRYNIPQLDEFKAIADRYGAQLRLTRLRPSGRGADTWDDLHPLPAQQRELYDWLVANGDGVLTGDSFFHLSAYGQALPGLNLCGAGRVVCLIDPVGDVYACPFAIHEEFLAGNVRMPGGFQEVWRGSELFQRLRQPQSGGACSSCQFFDTCKGGCMAAKFFTGLPLDGPDPECVQGYGEELLAAATERSAPRPSIDHSHRTSPPRPRSGLGPVRVTLKRREELGRPTANACEPDPLAGFTEATTARQ from the coding sequence GTGACACTGCTGGAACCCGCCCCGCCCCGCACCCGTCCGGAACCGGGCTCCCGGCTCGTCGATCTGTTCGAGTACGGGCTGGACGCGCCGATCTGCCTGACCTGGGAGCTCACCTACGCGTGCAACCTCTCGTGCGTGCACTGCCTGTCGAGCTCCGGTCGCAGGGACCCGCGCGAGCTGACGACCGATGAGTGCAAAGCGGTGATCGACGAGCTCGAACGGATGCAGGTGTTCTATGTGAACATCGGCGGCGGCGAGCCGACGGTCCGAAGCGACTTCTGGGAGATCGTCGACTACGCCACCAGCCATCACGTCGGCGTCAAGTTCTCGACGAATGGCGTGAAGCTCACCCCCGAGCGCGCGAGGCAGCTCGCGGCCAACGACTATCTGGACGTGCAGATCTCGCTCGACGGCGCCACTGCCGAGGTCAACGACTACGTGCGCGGCCCCGGCTCGTACGACACCGCGTTGACGGCGATGCAGAACCTCCACGACGCGGGGATGAAGAACTTCAAGCTCTCGGTCGTGTGCACGCGGTACAACATCCCGCAGCTCGACGAGTTCAAGGCGATCGCCGACCGCTACGGCGCTCAGCTCCGCCTCACCCGGCTCCGCCCGTCCGGCCGCGGCGCCGACACGTGGGACGATCTGCACCCGCTGCCCGCGCAGCAGCGCGAGCTGTACGACTGGCTCGTGGCCAACGGCGATGGTGTGCTGACCGGGGACTCGTTCTTCCACCTGTCCGCCTACGGTCAGGCCCTTCCCGGGCTGAACCTGTGCGGCGCGGGACGCGTGGTCTGCCTCATCGACCCGGTCGGCGACGTCTACGCCTGCCCCTTCGCCATCCACGAGGAGTTCCTCGCCGGCAACGTCCGGATGCCGGGCGGATTCCAGGAGGTGTGGAGGGGCTCGGAGCTCTTCCAGCGCCTCCGTCAGCCGCAGTCGGGCGGAGCGTGCAGCTCCTGCCAGTTCTTCGACACCTGCAAGGGCGGCTGCATGGCGGCGAAGTTCTTCACCGGGCTGCCGCTGGACGGTCCCGACCCCGAATGCGTCCAGGGTTACGGCGAGGAGCTGCTCGCCGCGGCCACGGAACGTTCTGCTCCCCGCCCCTCCATCGACCACTCGCACCGCACCTCACCGCCGCGGCCCCGCAGCGGGCTCGGACCCGTCAGGGTCACGCTGAAGCGCCGTGAGGAGCTGGGCCGACCGACAGCGAACGCCTGCGAGCCGGATCCGCTCGCCGGATTCACCGAAGCAACGACCGCACGACAGTAG
- the mftB gene encoding mycofactocin biosynthesis chaperone MftB (MftB, a small protein, is a peptide chaperone that assists the radical SAM enzyme MftC in performing two modifications to the C-terminal Val-Tyr dipeptide of the mycofactocin precursor peptide, MftA. MftB's role is analogous to the role of PqqD in the biosynthesis of PQQ, a cofactor that derives entirely from a Tyr and a Glu in the precursor PqqA.), which yields MSTDITARPADTGEPISGRIDLERAWRVHPQVSIRPEPFGALLYHFGTRTLSFLKDPRLLAAVNGLSAHATAREACLAAGIEESQLPRFAVALETLRRSQMIVGVPA from the coding sequence GTGTCTACTGACATCACCGCCCGACCAGCCGACACCGGCGAACCGATCTCCGGCCGGATCGACCTGGAGCGCGCGTGGCGCGTGCACCCGCAGGTTTCGATCCGGCCGGAACCGTTCGGAGCCCTTCTCTACCACTTCGGCACCCGCACCCTGTCGTTCCTGAAAGATCCTCGGCTGCTCGCCGCCGTCAACGGGCTGTCGGCGCACGCCACGGCCAGGGAGGCGTGTCTCGCGGCCGGCATCGAGGAGTCCCAGCTGCCGCGGTTCGCGGTCGCCCTGGAGACGCTGCGCCGATCGCAGATGATCGTGGGGGTGCCGGCGTGA
- the mftA gene encoding mycofactocin precursor MftA (Mycofactocin is a small molecule electron carrier derived from the final two amino acids, Val-Tyr, of MftA, the mycofactocin precursor. It plays a role in redox homeostasis and the metabolism of alcohols and aldehydes in Actinobacteria, including Mycobacterium tuberculosis.), whose amino-acid sequence MDDKNSAIDADEMIEADALVEEVSIDGMCGVY is encoded by the coding sequence ATGGATGATAAGAATTCAGCCATCGACGCCGACGAGATGATCGAGGCCGACGCCCTTGTGGAAGAGGTCTCCATCGATGGGATGTGCGGTGTCTACTGA